DNA from Candidatus Thermoplasmatota archaeon:
CGGAACCGATTACCCAGTCAAGATGAGATGGGATTTTGAAAGGAAGATTCCTGAATCCAGAGACGGCAAGGAGACGGTCAAGACGGTGATTGTCGGAAGCGGACTGTTCCTTCTCGCACCGAGGATCGAGAGCGAATAGTCCATCCATCCAGAAGGGATTGAAATGGAGCAGACGAAACTGCGGAAGTGGATCGGAAGAGAGGTCATCGAGCAATCCGATGGACTCAGGAGAAGGAAGGGGCTGAGGAATCAGGCATACCTGGACAAGTGGTCGAATGAAGCTGAATCAGACGCTGAGCGAGAAGGTCATAACTAAGTGGGTTCACGGCTTTGCGGAGCAATTCCCAGATACGGATGTAGACCAACTCCTGGGTCAGGTTCTCGATGATTACAGCCACCAGGACTTCGACAGCCCATCGGACTTCATGGAGAACATCGTGAAGGACAGGTTTCCTGACCTCTTCGATTGGTGGTCTCGGAAGGACCAGAAGGACTATCAGCTTAGGGCTGAAGAGGAACACTATGAGGAGATAGAGAGGCAGGAGAGGTCTCACGGATTGAGCAAGCTGATCGATTCAAAGCCAGAGGTCGAAGAGAGCATAGCCGATGGAGTGGTTCGGGTGTGCGAGAAGAACGTCCTCTACTTCGACCTGCTGAGCGAGGTCGCGGATCGCGAGGATGCCGTCCTTGAGAAGTTCGGCGGATTCCACGAAGAGGGCTTTCCCGCAAGACCCTTCGGATGGGAGGTCAAGGACATCGAGGGACTACAGCCCGGTCACGTCTCCTATCTCATTAAGATAGGGATCGTCGCCGACCCAGAGGTAAAGGGATACAAGAGCAACAGGTATCGCCACTATCAGCTTGAGAGCCTGGACGAGACGAGGGAAGGGCTGAAGAGGTTCGCGGAGATTCAGAAGGAAAAGGAAGCTCAGGACAAGCTGTGGAGCAAGGGTGGATTCCTCCAAGGCATCGAGGTAACGGAGGAGGACGTCGAGAGGTTCAAGACGATCCTTCAGGAGAACGACGCCATCGAGTATTGGCATCCGGCCATCGCTCCCAAGATAGTGGGAATGAGGGAGCAGAAGATCGCGATTCTCATATCCTGCGGTTCAACCGAGGACAAGTACGAGAACAAGAACAGGGTTCATACTCTGCTGTACGGCAAGCCCGAGACGGGGAAGAGCAAGGTGGACAACGTCATCGTCAAGCTCGGCGGCGGAAAGGCGTCCCTCAGAAGTTCCCAGGTCGGATTGACTGCCGATTGCTCCGGCTCCGACATGACCCTGGGAACGCTTCCGAGAAATCATAAGGGTGCCTGTTTCATAGACGAGCTTGACAAGTTCTCTGGACAGGATCAATCTGGCTGTCTGGACGCCATGGAGGAGGGAGAGATACCCATCGCCGTTGGGAAGATCCAGACGATCCTTCCAGCACAGACGATAGTGGTGGCAACTGCGAATGATGTAGAGAAGATAAAGCCAGAGCTTCTGAGCAGGTTCGATTTCGTCGTCAAATGCGACCTGCCATCCATGAGAGAGGCTCAGGAGATCAGCGATGACATGTGGGAATACTGGAATCTCCCGAAGGGCGTTGAGACGCTTGAACTGGCTAAGTTCCTCAAGTGGGTAAGGACGAGAGACCCCGAGCTTCCCAACGCTGTCAGGCAGAAGGCGAAGGACATCTCAAGGCAGTACATAATGTATTCGAGGGAGACGAGGCCGAGAAGGCTTGAGAGGATCATAAGGATAGCGTTGGCGATTGCTCGACTTAATTACAGGGATTGCTCGATTCAAGATGTCAATAGGGCTTTGGAGTTCATCAATGAAATCAAGCCGCAGGTATCTGAGACCTGATAGCGTGGGTCTGCTGGGCGAGAGATTCCTTCACGGTCATCCACATTGAAAAAAGGACAATCACAATCGTTCCAAAACCTTGCCCCAAATGCAACCTGATAACAAAGCCACAGGTAGGCTCTCCATTTGTGCAGTCCGATTCTCAACGCTGAGTAGGTCGAGTTCTCACTTATGTTGAATCAGTCTTCAGGCGACAATGGAAGGAGAACATGGGTATTTCAGGTGCTGGCTGCTTGACGGCCTTTCTTCTTCATGTCTTGGACGACATCAGTGATGGTTGCGGCCACTTGGAGGAATAGGCTTTCCGCTTCCCTCTTTGAGAAGATTCTGTCTGGATGCTCGACCATGTTTCTGTTCTCCCGTACGAAGTCCAGGTGCCCCATCAAAGTTCTTTTCACCCTGTACTTCAGCTTTCCTGGTTCTCGCTCAGTCAGGAGCTCGTCGATAATCGACTTCCATCCCTTCCTGGAGGGTTTCTTCCTTGTCTTGCGCTGGTAGTACCCCCTCAAGACTTCCTCCGTAGCCCGAAGCGCGGTCATCGCCGATGCGGTCGGCCTGGTGAACCGGCTGTACGCGCGTGTGCGAAATATGGGGGATGCGACGGCGACTGATGTTCAAGTCCACTTCGAGGTCACGGACCCATTGGGCGTAGGGATTGGGGGTTCCAACGGCTTCGTGCTGCTGGGAAGTACGTCCGTCCCGGTCATCGACGCCGGAGATTATGCGGACGTATACATCGAGTGGACGCCGGACGTGGTTCTGAGCCCGGACCAGATCGAGGAAGGGTTGTTCCAATTCCATTCATGCGTACGGGTGATTCTTGACCCCGTAGTGGGCGAAACCGTGTTCGGGAATCAAGACGGAGTCGAAGAGCAGGAGAACATCGACCTCTTCCAGGCCCCGGAGGCCCCGAGTCCAGGAGAGGCGTTCGATGAGGTGCTCACCCTCCGGAACGACGAAACGAATCGCCCAAAGGACTTCCACCTCACATACGCAGGCGATGTGCCTGCGGGCTGGTCAGTCGACATCAATGGCGGGAACCTCTTGGTCCAACTCGGTCCGGGCGAAGTCCGTGACATCCCGATCCGCATCGAGCCGGTAAGTGGTTCGCCGCTGGGCAGTTCCTTCAAGGTCGAAGTGACGGCCTCCAGCTTCCGCGCCCTCGTCAGCGACCTCAACATCTCGGACGTACACTTCGAGTTCACGCCACTGGGCGGCGTGACCGTAGAGGCCCGCGTAGTACGGAAGCCGATGATCGTGGCGACGGCGGTCCTCACACCGAACGGCATCCTCGTCCGGGGCCGTCTCGACGTCGCAGACTTTTCGACTTTCTATGACCCGAACAACCCATTCCGTGTGATGATCGTGGGGTCGGATGCGAACAAGACGTTCCTCCCGCCTACCGGTGTCGTCCTGACCGTCAAACCCGACGGGAGCTTCGAGGGACTCCTACCCCTGCCCATACCCGAGCTCACGGAGCTCGTCTGCCTGTTCTCGGGCACGATGCTTCTGTCCAGTGCGTCCTGCGGCTTCATCCCGCTCTTCCCGGAAGAGGTCAACGCGACCCTGAAGCTCACGCCGCGGACGCTGAATCTGAAATCGAACGGGCGTTGGGTGACCGCCAGGCTGACCCTCAGCACGGACGTAGCTTGGATGGTCGATCCCTCGTCTCTGGAGCTCGAAGGAATCGCCGCACATAGGGTGAAGGTCCTCGACGACCGAACCCTTCAGGTGAAGTTCTCCCGCGAGGCCCTCATGGCACTGCTTTCACCGGGCGATGTGACGGTCTGTGTAAGTGGCTCGCTGACGGACGGACAGACGTTCAGCGCGTGTGACACGATTCGCGTGATTCAATCTGGAAGATGAGAGGTCGACCCTGAGACAATCAACAGGGAGGTATGTCCGCACAGCTGATAGGAAGGCAATCACTGAAATGGGCCACGGAAATGGGGCTCCTCCTCAGTAGACGGGAACGGACTGTGATACTTGCATGGCGGGAACGTCTTCGAAGGAATTGACGTTCTCCTGTGGTCGAAGGCGTTCCGCGACCTCTTTGCAGAGCTGGGACATCCTCTCGTGACCCGCCAACGCATAAATGGTGGCCTTCAGCCTCCAAACGGATGGGTAGTTCGTTCTTCTCTTAGTGACCTGGTTGAGGCAGTAGAGGGCCTGCTTGTATTTCTTCAGCCCTGCAAGAATAACACCTTTCGAGAACCAAGCATCTACATCCTCAATATCGCTCTCCAGTCTCTTCTGACACGTCTGTAGGAGTCTGATGATTATCTCCAGGCGGGCATGCTTGTTGCTCATCATCCAGTAATCATTCTCGGAAACGATATTCCTTTTCTTACAGAAATCAAAAGTGATAGGCTATCTGGATTCCTCCTCAGCCCTTTCCAGACAGAGTCTAGCCATCTTCTCATTCCCCAGCTGTCTATATATCTTGGCCTTGAGCATCCAGATCCCTGGATAGAAGGGATCTCTCTTTGTGATTGTCTCCAGGGTTTCGATGCACTTCTCGTATTCCTCGGATGTCGCCAGCCAAGCGGCCTTGGCGAACAGAGCGTCCAAGTCGTGAGGATTCTCCTGCAGCCTCCTTCGGCACTGCCGCTGCCAGTACACGGGGTGGTCCCAATCCCTCTGTCCAGTGCCGTTTTCGGACATTGTCGCTCTCACTCGCCCAGCTTGAGGAGCTGAGGATGTCTTTCGAAAGAGCCTATATCTTTCTTATCGAGCTGTTATCAAACGCGATAACGGGATTGCCGGAAAGAACCTACGTCGTCCAATTCCACGGTTCCCAGGAACTCAAAGTAACTCCAACGCCAACAGCGGAAACGTCTCACTTCTTCTCGAAGAACGACACTCTTGTGAAGTGGTCAGTTAGCGAGGGGCCACTCGCTCGGACGATGGATGCAGCTTCATCGCAGCAACCATCGATATGTATAAATCGGAGAGTCGTTCTTTGGCTCCTTGACGAGATCTCAGCTGCGGAGGGAGGTTTCGATCGCATAGACTCTTGCGCCGTTGGAGAACCTGAGGATTCGTACACGTGGGGGGATATCTGTGGAGGAGCGCGTCCAGGCGGATTGGGAGAAGGTCGAACGTGTCAGAAGAGAAGCCGAAGCGGATCTGCTGAAACTGCCAGGCGTAACAGGCGTGCACATAGGCTACAAGACCGTCAATGGGAAGAGAACTGACGAGCTAGCAATCGTCATTTCCGTCAAGGAAAAGAAACCAGTGACGGAGCTTCCCAAGGAGGATATCCTTCCCAGAGTGATTCAGGGGATTCCAACCGATGTCATTGCGGACGAGTATGTACCGCATTTGAGACCTCTAGTGCAATACAACCTCATCTCAGAGAACGAGAGTTCTATTTGCATTGGCAGCACCGACGCTCCGTGGGCTATGGATGTAGATGCTTTGGTTGTTCCTTTCGACATTTCGGGATTCGGCTCGCTAGGACCGGCCATAATCAAGCACTTGGAGGCCATTGACCCCTCTTTGGCGTCCGACTTCGAATTGGCGTTCGATGAACCCTCGGTCAGGGAGGCTGTCAAGCCTGATAGACCTCGCCTTGTATCGTTTCCGTTTAACCCGGATCTGGAGCTGCCTTCAGGCTTCCCGCAGGTTCTCATCGCCGCGACAGCCCACCACGAAGGAAAGTGGTCCATCTACAACTCCCGGAAAGCCGCCACGGCAATCGTCAGGATGGCTGCAGACATGAATCTCGACAGCATTGCCATCCCACTATTAGGGAGCGGGGTGGGCCCCCTTCCTCGCGCGGAGGTGGCCATGGCGATAGTTGATGGGGCGCTCAAAGCTCTGACAACTTCGCAGGTTCCAGAAATCAACATAGTTACACTGGACCCGAAGGTAGTCGCAGTCGCGAGGGAGACCTTCGCGAAACGCCCAGGGATGTATGGTCAGGCACTCAATAATGACGATGCTACAGGAGAGGACTTACTGGACATCTCAACTGAAGTGCATGCAATGGCCGACGCAGTTATGTTGCAGGACCTCAGTCCCCCCTTCGTCGTTGGCATACTCGGTGGATGGGGGAGTGGGAAATCTTTCGTCATGCATTTGCTACGGCAGAGGATGAGGCAGATTCGGGCAATGAGACTGAAAGAGGAGGAGACCTGGAACGATGACCCTGAGAAGCGCTCTTTATACGTCGGGCATGTCTACTTCGTCCGCTTCGACGCCTGGACTTACGCGAAATCCAATCTCTGGGCCAGTCTGATGGACAGGATCTTCTCCGACTTGAACGACCAGCTAACCTTGGAGGAGAAGCAGATTGAGGGAGTGGATGCCGAAGTCAAGCACCCGACTGAGCCTTTGTGGTCTCATCTCCAACGGCTGACAAGGACAGAGCGCGAAGATCTTGAACAGAAGGTTATAGGGCTGGCATTGAAGCAAGACGCTCTGGTGTCGACCGAGACGGGTTTTCTCAGATCGGCTTTCAGCGAAATAGTGAGCCTGCCAAAGAAGTGGTCAATGGCCAAGCCAGCTGAGTCGGCAGGATTTGCAGCTCTGTCAGCAGTCTCGACCCTCCTCCCTCTTGTGGAGGGCTCCCTGGCTTATTTCAAAATCCACGGCCTAACGGCATCTATTCTCTTGGCACTCCTGGGTTTTGCTCGAGCAAGGGTCAACTGGGCTCGGCGACGAGGACGAATCGCACTGACAGACAAGGATTTGTCAGACGGGGGTCGGGCTCGGCTTGCCAATCTCAAGTCCCAATTGCCAGAATTGAACCCCGACCAACTCCAGCTGGTGTTCAAGAGGAGTGAGGCCAAGAGAAGAGCCGAGAAACACCAGGCAGACCTATGCGAATTAGAGGAGTTGGAAACCGAAGTTGAGAGCCGGAGGCAGAGGATTGGCATGACCGCCGAGTTCGCCTCTCTAAGGGAATTGATAGATGCAAGAAAGGACGAAAATGTGTATGAGAAGCGGTTGGGGCTGATGCACCAAGTCCAAAAGGATTTTTCCGATCTGAGTCGTAGCCTGGTTGTCAGCAAAACTGACCCCAGAGACGAGGTGGAAGAGAAGCGGAAACTCTTCCCCCGAGGACCCGCGCGCGTAGTCCTATTCATTGACGACTTGGACCGTTGCCCACCGAAGAGGGTGGTTGAGGTTTTGGAGGCGGCTCAGCTGCTCGTAAAGACGGAGCTCTTCGTGGTCGTCTTAGCGATGGATGTTCGGTACATTACACGGGCTTTGGAGAAGGAATACAAAGAGATTCTCGTCAGGGGAGGAGATCCCTCGGGCCTTGACTACGTTGGGAAGATTGTCCAGTTGCCATATCGCCTGCGACCCATTGACGAAGACGCCCTGGATTTGTACCTGAGGAGGCAAGTTGACGTGGAAGAAGTGATTCGTGAAACCAGACCACCTCGAGACCAGGTCCCAAATCAGGAAGAAGGAGGTCAGGGGACACCCACGGA
Protein-coding regions in this window:
- a CDS encoding AAA family ATPase, giving the protein MKLNQTLSEKVITKWVHGFAEQFPDTDVDQLLGQVLDDYSHQDFDSPSDFMENIVKDRFPDLFDWWSRKDQKDYQLRAEEEHYEEIERQERSHGLSKLIDSKPEVEESIADGVVRVCEKNVLYFDLLSEVADREDAVLEKFGGFHEEGFPARPFGWEVKDIEGLQPGHVSYLIKIGIVADPEVKGYKSNRYRHYQLESLDETREGLKRFAEIQKEKEAQDKLWSKGGFLQGIEVTEEDVERFKTILQENDAIEYWHPAIAPKIVGMREQKIAILISCGSTEDKYENKNRVHTLLYGKPETGKSKVDNVIVKLGGGKASLRSSQVGLTADCSGSDMTLGTLPRNHKGACFIDELDKFSGQDQSGCLDAMEEGEIPIAVGKIQTILPAQTIVVATANDVEKIKPELLSRFDFVVKCDLPSMREAQEISDDMWEYWNLPKGVETLELAKFLKWVRTRDPELPNAVRQKAKDISRQYIMYSRETRPRRLERIIRIALAIARLNYRDCSIQDVNRALEFINEIKPQVSET